The following proteins are co-located in the Heliorestis convoluta genome:
- a CDS encoding alpha,alpha-trehalose-phosphate synthase (UDP-forming), with protein MGLLKPLSNLDRRLVVVSNRGPFTLKDSDKGTDIVPSVSGLVSALTPIINQEGGAWVGWGGRLGKPEDVFGRTLPITNRNNAFFHEVILTQEEVEAFYEGLSNSCLWPLCHNFVEKSIFDIEQWTNYRSVNAKYAKTLLRKSNSRDLIWIHDYHLALVPTFVRAERPQAQLSLFWHIPFPAPEIFATLPWSRELLRGMLNCNLIAFHTESYVRNFLITVEELLDAKVDHLTGSVFWMGRKVKVAAFPIGVDWKEFEAFATKPEIRQKAQQLKQAAGGDYLILGVDRLDYTKGIPERLKAMEWLFENYPEYRRKVTFIQIAVPSRTQVTAYQDLRREVEESVGRINGRFTEDHHIPIRYLFKPLRKDHLVAHYLAADMCLVTPLRDGLNLVAKEYIATNGNYSGTLLLSPFAGAANQLKEALQANPYSPQETAQKIIKGLQMSEGEKKRRLHSLYKGVKEQDITWWWKAIKQAWLTGSTIAVPKTTKAEDPKHEPTIS; from the coding sequence ATGGGATTGCTTAAGCCACTATCCAACTTAGATAGGCGATTGGTAGTTGTCTCCAATCGGGGACCTTTTACTTTGAAGGACAGCGATAAAGGAACCGATATTGTTCCTTCCGTAAGTGGTCTTGTCTCAGCACTTACCCCTATTATCAATCAAGAAGGGGGTGCTTGGGTTGGTTGGGGTGGTCGCTTAGGTAAGCCAGAAGACGTCTTTGGGAGAACCCTTCCTATTACAAATCGTAACAATGCTTTCTTTCATGAAGTCATTCTTACACAAGAAGAAGTAGAGGCCTTTTATGAAGGCTTGTCAAACAGTTGCCTCTGGCCCCTGTGCCATAACTTTGTAGAAAAGTCAATTTTCGATATAGAGCAGTGGACCAACTATCGCAGCGTCAATGCAAAATATGCCAAGACTTTACTGCGCAAAAGCAACTCTCGTGATTTAATTTGGATTCATGATTATCATCTAGCACTCGTTCCCACCTTTGTTCGAGCTGAAAGGCCACAAGCCCAGCTATCTTTGTTTTGGCACATTCCTTTCCCAGCACCTGAGATTTTTGCAACTTTGCCCTGGTCGAGAGAATTACTGCGTGGAATGCTCAATTGTAATCTTATTGCCTTTCACACGGAAAGTTATGTGCGAAATTTCCTAATTACGGTGGAAGAGTTGCTTGATGCCAAAGTAGATCATTTGACAGGTTCCGTCTTTTGGATGGGGCGCAAAGTAAAGGTGGCTGCCTTTCCAATTGGCGTTGACTGGAAAGAGTTTGAGGCCTTCGCGACGAAGCCAGAAATTCGTCAGAAAGCACAGCAGTTAAAGCAAGCCGCTGGTGGGGATTACTTGATTCTCGGTGTAGATCGACTTGATTATACCAAAGGCATTCCAGAGCGCTTAAAAGCCATGGAGTGGCTCTTCGAAAACTACCCTGAGTACAGACGTAAAGTTACTTTTATTCAAATAGCCGTTCCCAGTCGCACCCAAGTTACAGCCTATCAGGATTTACGCCGAGAAGTAGAAGAAAGCGTAGGAAGAATCAACGGACGCTTTACAGAAGATCACCATATTCCGATTCGCTATCTTTTTAAGCCTTTACGCAAAGACCATCTGGTAGCTCACTATCTTGCAGCTGATATGTGCCTGGTAACACCGCTGCGCGATGGCTTGAATTTGGTGGCCAAAGAGTATATAGCCACCAATGGTAATTATTCTGGCACCTTGCTGTTAAGTCCTTTTGCCGGTGCTGCCAACCAGTTAAAAGAGGCTTTACAAGCCAATCCTTATTCGCCCCAAGAAACGGCACAAAAGATTATCAAAGGGTTGCAAATGTCTGAAGGCGAAAAGAAAAGAAGGCTCCATAGCCTCTATAAAGGTGTAAAAGAGCAGGATATTACTTGGTGGTGGAAAGCCATTAAGCAGGCCTGGCTAACTGGATCTACCATAGCCGTTCCAAAAACGACAAAAGCAGAGGATCCGAAGCATGAGCCAACGATTAGCTAA
- the otsB gene encoding trehalose-phosphatase — translation MSQRLANQPLQSAQQLWAQLVIQAEEPLLLLLDYDGTLVPIQDKPDLARPSAPLYESLITLSKQQNLIIAIVSGRDIRELKSFLAIEGIYYVGGHGAEMEDLHGNRYNFVNQRIEWIESLAEIACQCIGSHEGFLLERKKTSFAFHYRLACPSIASVVLEQYRKKIQRILEIEKLEMVEGKKVIEVRPAYINKGTAVLQLMDRYSQHRPLYMGDDKTDEDAFKAIAGYGFTSSTVLISENPKPSYAFYRMRNSQEVVQFLQILSMRCSDGSIQSAVPP, via the coding sequence ATGAGCCAACGATTAGCTAATCAACCTTTACAGTCAGCACAGCAGCTCTGGGCCCAACTTGTCATTCAGGCAGAAGAACCTTTGCTTTTATTACTTGATTATGATGGCACCCTTGTACCGATCCAAGACAAACCAGACCTTGCTCGACCTTCTGCCCCTCTTTATGAAAGCCTTATAACTCTTTCGAAGCAACAAAATCTTATCATTGCTATTGTATCAGGACGAGATATTAGAGAGCTTAAAAGCTTTCTGGCCATAGAAGGGATTTACTACGTGGGAGGTCACGGCGCAGAAATGGAAGATCTTCATGGAAACCGATACAATTTTGTCAACCAAAGAATAGAATGGATTGAGTCCTTAGCAGAAATTGCTTGCCAATGTATCGGCTCCCATGAAGGCTTTCTCCTAGAGAGAAAAAAAACTTCCTTTGCATTCCACTACCGTCTAGCCTGTCCATCAATTGCTTCTGTTGTCTTAGAACAATATCGTAAAAAGATCCAAAGAATACTTGAAATAGAGAAGCTAGAAATGGTAGAAGGTAAAAAAGTGATAGAAGTGCGCCCTGCTTACATCAACAAAGGAACTGCTGTATTACAACTTATGGATCGCTACTCCCAACATCGCCCTCTTTATATGGGTGACGACAAGACGGACGAAGATGCTTTTAAGGCAATTGCAGGCTATGGCTTTACCAGTTCTACTGTTCTCATATCCGAAAACCCAAAACCCTCGTATGCCTTTTACCGTATGAGAAACTCCCAGGAAGTAGTTCAATTCTTACAAATCCTTTCTATGAGGTGTAGTGATGGTTCAATTCAATCCGCCGTCCCCCCGTGA
- a CDS encoding glycosyltransferase, whose amino-acid sequence MVQFNPPSPRERSRTLASYQNLVSPEQLVNIEKLAKPLQNKTIQHINSTFVGGGVAEILQSLIPLMKSIGLQAQWDVLTAQSDFFEVTKAFHNAFHGEKIHFREEMIKIYNDTLQRNLSIIDKNADFVILHDQQPLGLVNAKKGQKGHWIWYCHIDPIDVDPRVWNFLSHYARQCDAAIYHLDDYAKHLPHKQFILPPAIDPLSDKNREVTSEESEKVLQSLGISTDRPYVLQVSRYDRLKNPFGLVHAYLELLKVFPCDLIFAGGAADDDPEGLEVYNELKELTKDHSTIQVLNLSPTSHLEINVLQRSAAVVVQNSSREGFGLTVTEAMWKGKAVVSTPVGGIRMQVIPGKTGLMASSVQELTQALLELLQNPSLAQQLGQQAKEHVRQNFITPVYLQRWLELMNDLENKKA is encoded by the coding sequence ATGGTTCAATTCAATCCGCCGTCCCCCCGTGAACGTTCTCGAACCCTTGCTTCTTATCAGAATCTTGTCTCTCCAGAACAATTGGTAAATATCGAAAAACTTGCGAAACCGCTGCAAAACAAGACAATACAACACATTAATTCCACCTTTGTAGGTGGTGGTGTGGCCGAAATCTTACAGAGTTTGATTCCGTTGATGAAATCAATCGGCTTACAAGCTCAATGGGATGTCTTAACTGCGCAAAGTGATTTTTTTGAAGTAACGAAGGCCTTTCACAATGCTTTCCATGGTGAAAAGATTCATTTTCGTGAAGAAATGATAAAAATTTACAACGATACTTTACAGCGAAACCTGTCTATTATCGATAAAAATGCAGACTTTGTTATTCTTCACGATCAACAGCCCCTTGGACTTGTTAATGCCAAAAAAGGACAAAAAGGTCATTGGATCTGGTATTGTCACATCGATCCCATTGACGTAGACCCTAGAGTCTGGAACTTTCTGAGCCATTATGCTAGACAATGTGATGCTGCCATTTATCATCTCGATGATTATGCCAAGCACCTTCCTCATAAGCAGTTTATTTTGCCACCGGCAATCGATCCTTTAAGTGATAAAAATCGTGAGGTAACGTCAGAGGAAAGTGAAAAGGTCTTGCAATCTCTGGGAATATCAACAGATAGACCTTATGTTCTTCAAGTGTCTCGCTATGACCGCTTGAAAAATCCCTTTGGCCTTGTGCATGCCTATCTTGAATTGCTCAAAGTTTTTCCTTGTGATCTTATTTTTGCTGGCGGTGCCGCTGACGATGATCCTGAAGGTTTGGAAGTCTACAATGAGCTTAAAGAACTGACCAAAGATCATAGTACCATTCAAGTACTCAATTTATCACCAACGAGTCACCTAGAAATCAATGTATTACAGCGTTCTGCTGCTGTTGTTGTTCAAAACTCCAGTCGTGAAGGTTTTGGCTTGACGGTAACAGAAGCCATGTGGAAAGGTAAGGCCGTCGTCTCAACGCCTGTTGGCGGTATTCGCATGCAAGTGATACCTGGTAAAACAGGTCTAATGGCTTCTTCCGTTCAAGAGCTAACACAAGCCCTGTTGGAGCTCTTGCAGAACCCTTCACTGGCACAACAATTGGGCCAACAAGCAAAAGAGCATGTGCGACAAAACTTTATCACGCCTGTCTATCTCCAGCGTTGGTTAGAATTGATGAATGACCTAGAAAATAAAAAAGCTTGA